In the Pseudoalteromonas sp. A25 genome, ATAAAGAAGCAAAATTCCAGAACCAAGTACTTGAAAAAGTAAAAGCCCACTTAGATGAAGGCTTAACACTCCGTTCATTGCAATTGGAAAAAGAAGAAAAAGAAGCGATTAAGCCAATAAACTTCTTAACCATCAAGCCAACTATGTACATTGCAAACGTGAATGAAGACGGTTTTGAAAATAACCCTTTCCTTGATAAAGTACGTGAAATTGCAGCGGCTGAAGATGCGGTTGTGATCCCAGTATGCGCTGCAATCGAAGCGGAACTTTCAGAACTTGAAGACGAAGATAAACTTGAGTTTATGGAAGACCTTGGTCTTGAAGAGCCAGGGTTAAACCTTGTGATCCGTGGTGGCTACGAATTACTTAAGCTACAAACATACTTCACAGCAGGCGTAAAAGAAGTACGCGCATGGACTATTCCAGTTGGTGCAACTGCGCCACAAGCTGCAGGTAAAATTCACACTGACTTTGAACGCGGCTTTATTCGTGCGCAAACCATTGCTTTTGATGACTACATTCAATATCGTGGTGAAAGTGGTGCAAAAGATGCGGGTAAGTTCCGCCAAGAAGGCAAAGATTACATCGTTAAAGATGGTGATGTACTGAACTTCTTATTCAATGTCTAAAGTACATTAAATCAAAAAGGGCCCCAGAGGCCCTTTTTTGTTTTTGTAGATAAGTATGTTGCTTTACGATAAAACAAACGCGACTACTTTACATACAATCGATTAAAATAGCAGCGGCCAATGACATTAACGTGACCAATTAGGCTATTTAATCTGCAAATAGACACGCTAGGACAGTTTTTTGCAAAAAAGGTGTTGACGACTTTGGGGCATATCAGCATAATACGCCCCGCATCAGCGATGATGAGAAATAAAAAAAAGATGGCTATGTAGCTCAGCTGGTTAGAGCACATCACTCATAATGATGGGGTCCCCTGTTCAAATCAGGGCATAGCCACCATATTTTTTATTACTACCAAACTCATCGATTTAGCTGGTCAACCTTGCGGGGGTGGCGGAATTGGTAGACGCGCTGGATTTAGGTTCCAGTATCTTCGGGTGTGAGAGTTCAAGTCTCTCCCTCCGCACCAACTTCTCGATAAGAAGTAAAATTATCAAACTAAGTAAACGTTGTTGGAGTATCGCCAAGCGGTAAGGCAGCGGGTTTTGATCCCGCCATTCCCAGGTTCAAATCCTGGTACTCCAGCCATGGCTATGTAGCTCAGCTGGTTAGAGCACATCACTCATAATGATGGGGTCCCCTGTTCAAATCAGGGCATAGCCACCATTTACTTACCTCCTGTGCGGGGGTGGCGGAATTGGTAGACGCGCTGGATTTAGGTTCCAGTATCTTCGGGTGTGAGAGTTCAAGTCTCTCCCTCCGCACCATCTCTTAAAGATGTAAAAATTAAGACTCAATCGTTGGGTATCGTCTCGCTACGAAGTAGAAGCGGTAAGGCAGAAGAGAGAGGTTTTGTTCCCTCACTCATCCACCCCCAGATTCAAATCATGGGACCAACACTTTAGATTTGAGTTAATCGTTGGAGTATCGCCAAGCGGTAAGGCAGCGGGTTTTGATCCCGCCATTCCCAGGTTCAAATCCTGGTACTCCAGCCACTCTTTCTACCAATAAGAGTGGAAGATTAAAAACTAGGATTTTTTAAATCCCTCAGTGCGGGGGTGGCGGAATTGGTAGACGCGCTGGATTTAGGTTCCAGTATCTTCGGGTGTGAGAGTTCAAGTCTCTCCCTCCGCACCAACTTCTCGATAAGAAGTAAAATTATCAGACGTAAGTCAACGTTGTTGAAGTGTCGCTTCGCTGCGAAGCAGAAGCGGTAAAGAATAAACGAAGTTTATTCTCGGATTCAAACCTCCGGATCAACAACTGGTTTGAAATACCTTTAGTTGGAGTATCGCCAAGCGGTAAGGCAGCGGGTTTTGATCCCGCCATTCCCAGGTTCAAATCCTGGTACTCCAGCCATGCGGGGGTGGCGGAATTGGTAGACGCGCTGGATTTAGGTTCCAGTATCTTCGGGTGTGAGAGTTCAAGTCTCTCCCTCCGCACCATCTTTCAAAGATGAAAATAAAAGATTTGAATAATCGATTGATGGGTATTGCCTCGCTGTGAAGCAGAAGCGCTAATAAAGAATGAAATTCTTTTAAACCTGAGTCTTTTTAAAGATCTTACATATTGATTTGATTAATCGACTGATGGGTATTGCCTCGCTGTGAAACAGAAGCGGTAATAAAGAATGAAATTCTTTTAAACCTGAGTCTTTTTAAAGATCTTACATATTGATTTGAATAATCGACTGTTGGAGTATCGCCAAGCGGTAAGGCAGCGGGTTTTGATCCCGCCATTCCCAGGTTCAAATCCTGGTACTCCAGCCACTCTATCTACCAATTAAAGTGGAAAGTCGACGCTCTATAAAGCTAGTAGCTTAACTACTCAACATTATGCTTTTGAGCATATCCTGTGATGCGGGGGTGGCGGAATTGGTAGACGCGCTGGATTTAGGTTCCAGTATCTTCGGGTGTGAGAGTTCAAGTCTCTCCCTCCGCACCATCACATAAGTCACCTGCTTTCTTTTACAAAGCTATTTTCTCCTATAATCTCAAAAAGTAACTTACTTTTGAAACTCATAGCCACAAATTTCTTATTCCCATAAAAAAACGGACCTAAGCCCGCTTTATTCGACGTAATTTGATCACCACCCCATTGCATGCTCTAACACTTTGCGTTTTAAAGGTCCTGCTTGATCAGCTATTTTTAATACGCCATTGCGCAATAGCTTTAATGGTGCAACCTCATTTGAAAAACCAAAGTAGCAAGCATCCATCATACTCATCATTGCTAGATTATCACCACGGCGCTTGCGCTCATACGCCTTAAGAGCTTGTGTGCTTCCCATATCCTCTAGAGGTTCCAGACACTCTGCCAGTGCAGCCACGTCTTTAAAGCCTAAGTTCACGCCCTGCCCCGCTAATGGGTTAATGGTATGTGCAGCATCACCTACAAGTACCAATCGTCCCTGACTGTATTGATTGGCATGTTGGCGAGCTAATGGAAAAAGTGCTTTTTGCTCAACCGTAAAATCTCCTGGCAACTCAAAAAAGTGTTCAAGTATTTGCTCTTTTAATTGCTCATTTGAAAAGCTCTGCAAACTTGCCAACTTCGCACCGTCTTGATACCAAATCAAGTTAGCATAAGGCGCCTGCATTGGTAAAAATGCGATAGGGCCCGAGGGCTTAAATTGCTGCCAAGTTTTATACTGCTGAGGGGCATCAAGTTTAATTAAAATGCCCATGCACGCTTGTTGATATTGCCAACCTGTAACGCCAATTCCGGCTAACTGACGAATTTGCGAGCGTCCACCATCTGCCGCTATGATTAAATCGGCTTGGTACGCCTTATCTTCATAATGCAATGTGATTGAGTCAATATTTTGCTCCAAAGCAACTGGCGCTGACTTTACCTGCTCTACTTCAATGCTGTGCTCTGTAAACTGAGCCCACAAACTTGCTTGAATAAGTTTATTTTCAATCAAATGCCCTAAGTGGGTTTGCGAAACCTCTTCTCTATCAAATAACAAAGTGTTGTTTGGCTGCTCGTATGCTTCTAATTGGTGATAGGGTGCAATACGGCTATCTCTTAATAATGGCATAGCACCCAGCTCATCTAACAAGCTTTCAGAGAATCGATTGATAGCCGACACTCGAATATCAATTTGTGCATTGGCTAGTACCTCCTGAGCGTCGATAAGGTGCCTTTCTAGTACAGTAACCTGTGCCCCTTGCTTGGCTAACTTGAGCGCCATTGCAGCACCCACCATACCGCCACCAACAACCACTACCTTGTTTTTCATATTGTTTGCCCTGTCAATTTGAAACAGCTTTATTGTATCTTAACTCTGTGGCTTTTGTCCGTTTGTAATCACCGCAATACGCTTAACCTTGATCCACCTTTTTAAAGTTAAAATCTATACTTGGCTAGTGACCTTTGGTCATATAAAATACGCGTCCTTTAAGCTTTGCGATTGCATGGCGAAATTACCAATTGCGCGACGTTGTGCATTAAAACCGAATTGAAAACGAGGCAATATTTCAATGAGTAAAAAGTTGCATATTAAAACCTGGGGTTGTCAAATGAACGAGTACGACTCTCAGAAAATGGCTGATCTACTGGATGCCACTAACGGCTATCAAATAACAGACGAAGCCGAGCAAGCTGATGTTATCTTACTCAATACCTGTTCAATTCGTGAAAAGGCGCAAGAGAAAGTGTTTCACCAACTCGGTCGTTGGAAACTGTTAAAAGACGACAACCCAGACTTGGTGATTGGTGTGGGTGGCTGTGTAGCATCGCAAGAAGGTGACACCATTCGCCAGCGTGCGCCATTTGTAGATATCGTGTTTGGCCCGCAAACACTGCATCGTCTACCTGAGATGATTAAGCAAGTGCAAAGCAAGCAAGGCGCTGTAGTTGATATTTCATTCCCTGAAATTGAAAAGTTCGATCGCCTGCCCGAACCAAAGGCTGAAGGCCCAAGCGCATTTGTATCCATTATGGAAGGTTGTTCAAAGTACTGTACGTTCTGTGTTGTGCCATATACTCGCGGTGAAGAAGTAAGCCGCCCACTGGATGATGTCCTACTAGAAGTAGCACAGTTGGCAGAGCAAGGTGTACGAGAAGTAAACCTACTTGGCCAAAACGTCAATGCATACCGTGGTGAAACACACGATGGTGAAACATGTTATTTCTCTGATTTACTGCGTTACGTTGCCGCAATAGACGGTATCGATCGTATTCGTTACACCACATCACACCCTGTCGAGTTTACGCCAGATATCATCGAAGCCTATGCAGATGTACCAGAGCTTGTAGACCACTTGCATCTACCAGTGCAAAGTGGTTCAGATCGTATTTTGAACCTGATGAAACGTGGCCATACCGCACTTGAGTACAAGTCAACTATTCGTAAGCTACGTAAAATCCGCCCGAATTTAAGTATGTCGTCTGATTTCATCATCGGTTTCCCAGGTGAAACGGCTGCCGATTTTGAAGCAACCATGAACCTTATCAATGACATTGGCTTTGATATGAGCTTTAGCTTTATTTATTCAGCACGACCAGGCACGCCCGCTGCCGACTTACCGGATGATGTCTCAGAGCAAGAAAAGAAAGAGCGCTTGTACATATTACAAAATCGTATCAACCAAATGGCACAAGATATTAGCCGTAAGATGTTTGATACCGAGCAACGTATATTAGTCGAGGGTCCCTCTAAAAAGAACCCAATGGAACTAAGAGGCCGTACCGAAAATAACCGAGTGGTTAACTTTGAGGGTCCACATTCAGTGATCGGTCAGTTTGTTGATGTACGTATAACCGAGGCGTTACCAAACTCTTTACGTGGCGAACTTATTCGTACAGAATCAGAAATGAACTTGCGTAAGGATGTTGCACCGGCCGAGATTTTAAGCCGAGCACCAGTAGAGCCAGAAGCTGATGAGATAGGTGTAACTACTTTTACACCGTAAACACATTGACTGCGCCAGCCCATGCTGGCGCGCTTGTTACAGGAAGCCATTTTGAGTAGTCAGATAAAGAATATAGAGTTTTACCTAGAACCTGCCGATAACAACCGCCTTTCATCACTGTGTGGTCCTTTTGATGAGAACATAAAACAAATAGAACGCAGATTAGGGGTAGAAGTTGCCCATCGTGATAATTGGTTTAAAGTAACAGGGCAGCCTGCGCAAGCCAAAGCTGCTATGGACATTTTGAAGTCTTTATACGTAGATACTCAACCTTTGCGCGGTCAAATTAACGAGATAGAGCCAGATAACGTACACTTAGCCATTAGTGAAGCGAATGTGTTAGAACAAGATGCTCCTGCTGTTTGGGAGCAAGAAGTTTACATTAAAACCCGCCGTGGTGTAGTTAAGCCTCGAAACCCAAATCAAAGCCAATATGTGGCAAATATACTAAGCCATGACATTTGTTTTGGCATTGGGCCTGCCGGAACAGGTAAAACTTATCTTGCCGTTGCAGCTGCAGTTGATGCCCTAGAGCGACAGGAAATTCGCCGTATATTACTTACTCGCCCCGCAGTTGAAGCCGGCGAGAAACTCGGCTTCTTACCGGGTGACCTTACTCAAAAAATAGACCCTTATTTACGCCCACTCTATGACGCGCTATTTGAAATGCTTGGTTTTGAAAAAGTTGAGCGCCTGATTGAGAAGAATGTTATTGAGGTCGCACCTCTTGCCTACATGCGTGGTCGAACCTTGAATGACGCATTTATTATTTTAGATGAAAGCCAAAACACCACTACAGAGCAGATGAAAATGTTCTTGACGCGTATCGGCTTCAACTCAAAGGCTGTAATTACGGGCGATATCACACAAATTGATTTGCCCCGCGGCGCTCGCTCAGGGCTACGCCACGCCATCGAAGTGCTCAGTGACGTAGAAGAAATTTCATTTAACTTCTTTAAATCTCATGATGTTGTGCGCCACCCTGTTGTGGCACGAATTGTTGAAGCATACGAGAAAAAAGAAGAAGCTGAACGCAAAGAAAAGGCACTTAAAGAACAAGCCTACAGACAAGCCAAAGAGCAAGATAAATGAGCGTAGACGTAGATTTACAGATTGCTTGTGAGTTTGAAGATTTGCCATCTCAAGCTCAGTTTGAGCTATGGGCAAGTAAAGCATTGCAACCCTACTTAGAGCATAGCGAACTGACCATTCGAATAGCGGATGAGCACGAGAGCCAAGAGCTGAACCATCAATATCGTGGCAAGAATAAGCCAACCAACGTGCTATCGTTTCCATTTGAAGCACCACCGGGGATTGAGTTGCCACTAGTAGGCGATTTAATTATTTGCCCACAGGTTGTGAAGCAAGAAGCAATAGAGCAAGAAAAGTCTTTTCATGAGCATTTCGCCCATATGGTGATTCACGGTTGCTTGCATTTACTTGGCTTTGACCATATAAATGAACAAGACGCTATGGAAATGGAAAGTCTGGAAAAAGAATTTTTAGCGACGTTGGGAATTAGCGACCCCTACCGCGACGATTTGTAACCATTTTATGGCCAAATAACATCTTTATCTTTTTGATATTTTACGGAGTAAAACACGACAATGAGCGACGATAACTCGCAGAGTAGCCAGGGTTCTTCTGGCAAAACCTGGTTGGGACGCATCACGCAGATGCTGCAAGGGGAACCCCAAAACAAAGAAGAGTTGGTAGAAGTCATTGCTGATGCTCAGGAGCGCGATTTAATCGACCCTGAGACTAAGGATATGATGGAAGGTGTATTAGGTGTCTCTGAGCTTAAGGTTCGTGACATTATGATCCCTCGATCACAGATGATCACACTTGACGTAGACGAATCATTGGAGCAACAGCTACCTACGATGGTTGAGTCTTCGCACTCTCGCTTTCCTGTTATCTGTGAAGATAAAGACCACGTTGAAGGTATTTTATTGGCAAAAGATTTATTGCCTTTAATTTTGAATAAAGATGAAAACTTACCTGCGATCCGAGAATATTTGCGTCCCGCAATTGTGGTCCCAGAAAGTAAACGCGTTGATGCATTACTCAATGAGTTTCGTCAAAAACGCTACCATATGGCCATTGTTGTTGATGAGTATGGCGGCGTATCAGGTCTTGTTACCATTGAAGACATTCTTGAAATCATTGTCGGTGAAATTGAAGATGAACATGATGACGATGAAGATCAGCAAGATATTCGTCAGTTATCAAAGCACACTTATGTAGTCCAGGCTTTGACACCACTGGATGAGTTCAATGAATTTTTCAAAACTGGCTATGACACACAAGAAGCAGACACCATCGGGGGCATAATCTTGCACGCCTTTGGACACATGCCTAGCCGTGGTGAAACGATTGATATCGAGCCGCTGCAATTCAAAGTGACCAATTCAGATAACCGTCGTATTATCCAACTTCAAGTCACTGTTCCTAAATCAGAAGATGGCGACGACGAAGCTGAGTAAAATAGCATCCTTTTTATGTGATAAGCGAGCATGGCTAGCATTACTTGCTGGCTTTTCGCTTACTTTTGCCTACGCCCCTTTTAATCTCTGGCCTTTGGTGTTTGTCGCCATTGCGCTTGGCTGTTACGTCACTGACACAGCGTCGTGCAAGCAAGCTGGAAAATATGGCTTCATTTTTGGTTTTGGGTGGTTTGCACTTGGCATAAGCTGGGTGCATGTCTCTATTGCTCAGTTTGGTGGCTTGCCTCTTGCTGTGTCTTTGTTGCTCATGGCATTACTGTGTGGGTATCTTGCGCTTTACCCCATGTGTGCCTTTATGCTGGCCAGCAAATTCCATCGTAGCCCATGGCAACGTGTTGTTATGTTAGTTGTGGGATTTGCCATTTTTGAATATTTACGAGGCAAGTTGCTCACCGGTTTTCCATGGCTTAGCTTCGGCTACACCCTCACTGACAGTCCAATAAATCAACTCGCTCCAATCATTGGAGAGGCGGGTCTTACGCTAGTATGTGTTTTAATTGGCGCATCTTTTTATTACATAGCCAAACTCAAAACGTTTAAACCTGTGCTAGCTTTGGCACTGTTTAGTATCTTCTGCTTAGCGGGTACTTTGCTTATCGACAAACCCCAACATGCACAAAAGAGTATTACGACCTTGCTAGTACAAGGCAATATTCAACAAAGCTTGCGTTGGGAGCCTGAGCACTTTTGGCCAACCATGTCTAAATATAGAGATATGACACGGCCCTACTGGCACGATGTAGATCTAGTGCTTTGGCCTGAAGCCGCTATCCCTGAGATAGAAGACTTTGCAACCCCTTTTTTAAAAGAGCTCGACAAAGCAGCTGCATTTAATAGCACCGCCCTTATCACTGGGATCCCTGATTACCAACTGAATAGTAAAACCGTTTTTAATACTTTAATTGTGCTTGGTAAAAAGACCGCCGAAGACCCTCAAGGACATTACCAATATTTACATTCTAACCGCTATCAAAAACACCAGCTATTGCCCATCGGAGAGTTTGTGCCGTTTGAAGATATCCTTAGGCCGCTTGCACCCTTGTTCAACTTAGCAATGTCTTCATTTACTCGAGGTGAGCGAATACAAGACAATTTAGTGGCGAATGGATTACATATTTTACCCGCGATTTGCTATGAAATAGCCTTTAGCGAACTGGTGTTAGATAACTTTAACGAGCAATCTGATATCTTGTTTACGGTAAGCAATGACGCATGGTTTGGCGATTCTCATGGCCCACATCAACATATGCAAATTGCTCGTATGCGCGCACTAGAATTACAACGCCCGCTGCTTAGAGCCACAAATAATGGTATCACCGGCGTATACGACCCAATCAACAAAAAGCAACAAAGTATCGCCCAGTTTGAAGCTGGAGTACTGAAATCGGATATTAAATTAATTTCCGGAACTAGTGTTTACAGTCGGCTAGGACATACCCCAGTTTGGATTTTTGTTTTGCTTGCAGGGTTAACTGTTATAGGCGCTCGGTGCACCCCCAGGCTCAAACGCCACTTTGAAAGAAGCCTTTTTTAGTCTGATTGAAGATTTCGTTTTTCTCTGCGCACTTTCTTCTTTTCCACATACCAGTTAGTGCATCGCGCTAGTGCAGTATTGGTTTGCATTCACCCTATTTTGGTGCAAAACATCAATTTGAAAAGTATAGTAATTCACAACCATATGAATTATATATAAATTAATAGTTGGTATGGTTCTTTCTACTATTAGTCATCAATCACAATACAATAAGGTGGTTATCATGTATGACTTGTATCAAACTCTTTACCTATTATGGCACTTAGACGTTAGTATTTGGCAGATCCATGACACCCAGCAACCAGTTAGGCGCTTAAGGAGTTAACTATGCGCTCAATCTCTCCCACGCACCCTTTGGTGTTAGAGGCTGTTCACAAGGTACTTAGTGAGCAGTTTTCAATCTCAGAGGCTGCAGAACAATATGCGCTACCTAAGCGCACCTTGTATGATGCGGTGCGTCTTGCTCAGGCTAAACCAAAACAACAAAGTGATAAGTTAAAGGCAACTAAACACTTATTAGAACAACACTTGAAAGAAATCGAACAAACATTGCGCGGATTGCAACATTCATGAATATAAACGTAGTAGAAATAATTCAACCTGAGCAAATCAAGACTCTTCAAACGCAGCTTATTGAGTTGTTGGGGGCATGCATAAATGAAGGTGCATCATTGGGGTTTTATGCGCCAGCAGATACGCAGCAACTAACGTCCTATTGGCAAGATACCGAAGCTTCAGTGGCGCAAAACAAACGCTGCCTTTATGCAGTTTTTCATGGTGACACGCTGATTGCCTCTGTACAACTTGTTCCATGCCAAAAGCAAAATGGTCAACATCGCGCTGAAGTGGAAAAGCTCATTGTTCACCCACAAGCCCAACGACAAGGGCTTGCCCGAAAATTGATGGCTGCGTTAGAGGCTGACGCTTTGCAAAAAGGGCTGAAGTTATTATTTCTCGACACACAAACCGGTGACAAATCTGAGCTTTTCTATCAAGCGCTTGGCTATATTAAATCGGGCGAGATCCCAAAGTTTGTCACCGATAGCAATGGTACATTTAGCAGTACCAGCTATTACTATAAACTCCTATAGATAATCATTGCTAGCTGGGGCTATTTCCCTCCAGCTAAATCAATAAAACTGCCCGTGACATAGCTGGCTTCATCGCTTAACAGCCATGCGATAGCATTGGCAACTTCTTCACTGGTGCCACCACGTTTCAATGGTAATAGGGAAGCGAGACGCTCAACACGCGCAGGCTCACCGCCATCGGCATGGATATCGGTATAGATACAACCAGGTCTCACACAGTTAACTCTAATACCGCTGTCAGCTAATTCCAACGACAAACCAGTGGTAAAACTATCTATGGCACCTTTGGATGCGGCATAGTCAACATATTCGTTGGCCCCACCTAAGCGCGATGCAGCTGAAGACACATTAACAATAGCGCATCGATTGGTATCATGATGCGCTCTAAAGTGTTTAATGGCTTCTCGGGCACAAATAAAATACGGGGTCACGTTTTGCATCAAAATAGCATTAATACGCTCAGCACTCATTTGCTCTACGCGCATTTGGGTTTGCAAAACGCCAACATTGTTTACCAAATGACTGACCGGGCCCAACTGCGCTTGAACTTGTGAAAACAAATCAACTACGGCCTTTTCATCACTAATATCAGCTTGAAAAAGAGCACCTTGGCCACCGCTTATACGTATTTTTTCCAGTACTGAGGAAGCCGCCTCAGTGTTGCTTTTATAGTTTATAGCAACTTTGTAACCCTGTGATGCTAATTGAATAGCGCTAGCCGCACCAATTCCACGGCTAGCACCAGTGATCAAAACAACTTTATTCAAAATAACACCCCCACATTAAGCTTATTGGGGTCAATGTACACAACGACAGCTAAGATTAAAACTGATATCTAAATGCAATAGAAGCTGCTGCTTCGTTTTCCTTACTTGCCCTTTGTTCACCATAACCCGCCATTGCGCGCATTTTCCAACCACTTTCATGATACGCCCTCGAGAAAGAATAACTGTAACTCACTCCCAGTCCATAAACACTTTTCTCATCAAATGCTTGTGAAATAGCAGAGCCTAGAGCACAACCTAATATTCCACCAATAGATGGGTCTTTATCTTTTTCACACTCGGCTTCGCGATTACTTGCTTTTATGCCTACAGCTCCCACCACTAGCCCTAATGCATGCTTATCGTTGTCACTAACAACTCTTTCCCAACCAAAAGTGAATCCAACATCGAAACTTTGCCCAACCTGAAAGTACAGCCCGCCATCATCAGAATAACTACCAATTTCAGCATTTAAGACATATGGAAAACCAACACCAAGAGAGTAACCCATTGTACTCTCTGAAGAGTTCGCATTCGCACTTGATGCATATACACTTGTTATAAAAGCAAATGTTAAGGCAAGTTTGTTCATTTCATTTCCTTGAGATCGTTAAAGTAACAAGGTTCCTTTTGAAGGAACACAGACTGTTAAAATATACTCTCGTACCTGATTTCAAGCAATGAAATAAATGTAACAATTGTTAGCACCCACGCGATAGACAATCTATTTTGCATATTTCCAAAATTTTTCTTGCATCAAAAAAAAACAGCAACTAATATCCGACTGCTTCTTGATGATAGCCAATCCGAGTACATCACACTTAGCGTGTGGCAAGGCGATAGAGCAACTATCCAAGAGTGACTTTGACTGCGTATTTACGCGCTTATTGACGCTCAACTTTTCAACTTCATTTGAAATTAGTTTGGAAAGTTTGTTTCTATTTTTGGAGGCTCTTATGGCTAACTCGGCGTTGGATTTTTCTGCTTTTTCATCTTCAGCTCTTAGTGCTGAACAAATTCACCTAATTGAAACTTCGGTTGCGCAATTTGGTGCGCCATTACTTTTACTAGACTGTGATGTCGTTCGCCAACAATACCGTGAACTGGCAAGTGCTTTACCTAATGTCACTTTACACTTTGCGCTAAAGCCACTTCCTCATGAAGCGGTGGTGCGCACATTGCTAGCGGAAGGTGCCAGTTTTGATTTAGCCACCAGCGGTGAAGTAGATTTGGTCGCATGCCAAGGTGTGCCTGCAGAGAAAACCATTCACACCCACCCAATTAAGCGCGATAAAGATATTCTTGATGCGCTTGATTACGGCTGCACTGTGTTTGTGGTGGATAACCTCAATGAATTAGACAAGTTTATTGCCTACAAAGATCAAGTTGAACTGTTGGTGCGTTTAAGCTTTCGTAACGCAGATGCATTTGCTGACTTATCGAAAAAGTTTGGTTGTAGCCCTGCTATGGCCATTGAGATCATTACTCAAGCGCAGCAGCTCGGTATTCGTATTAAAGGTTTATCGTTTCATGTTGGCTCGCAAACAAGCAGCCCGCAAAAATATGTGGATGCTATTTTGGCTTGCAAGCAAGTAATGGAGAATGTGGTCGCACTTGGGTTACCCGCGCTTAGTACCCTAGATATTGGCGGTGGTTTCCCTGTGAGTTACTCAAAGCAAGTAACTCCTATTGATGAGTTTTGCTTACCTATCAATGAAGC is a window encoding:
- a CDS encoding GNAT family N-acetyltransferase, encoding MNINVVEIIQPEQIKTLQTQLIELLGACINEGASLGFYAPADTQQLTSYWQDTEASVAQNKRCLYAVFHGDTLIASVQLVPCQKQNGQHRAEVEKLIVHPQAQRQGLARKLMAALEADALQKGLKLLFLDTQTGDKSELFYQALGYIKSGEIPKFVTDSNGTFSSTSYYYKLL
- a CDS encoding SDR family oxidoreductase, with product MNKVVLITGASRGIGAASAIQLASQGYKVAINYKSNTEAASSVLEKIRISGGQGALFQADISDEKAVVDLFSQVQAQLGPVSHLVNNVGVLQTQMRVEQMSAERINAILMQNVTPYFICAREAIKHFRAHHDTNRCAIVNVSSAASRLGGANEYVDYAASKGAIDSFTTGLSLELADSGIRVNCVRPGCIYTDIHADGGEPARVERLASLLPLKRGGTSEEVANAIAWLLSDEASYVTGSFIDLAGGK
- a CDS encoding type III PLP-dependent enzyme, whose amino-acid sequence is MANSALDFSAFSSSALSAEQIHLIETSVAQFGAPLLLLDCDVVRQQYRELASALPNVTLHFALKPLPHEAVVRTLLAEGASFDLATSGEVDLVACQGVPAEKTIHTHPIKRDKDILDALDYGCTVFVVDNLNELDKFIAYKDQVELLVRLSFRNADAFADLSKKFGCSPAMAIEIITQAQQLGIRIKGLSFHVGSQTSSPQKYVDAILACKQVMENVVALGLPALSTLDIGGGFPVSYSKQVTPIDEFCLPINEALALLPETVQVLAEPGRFIVAPAMMSISSVMGQAQRDGKTWYYLDDGIYGSFSGLMFDEADYPIVTINQSAECYPSVLAGPTCDSIDVVAENIMLPKLVNGDLIVARMMGAYTSATATDFNFFKRAQTIVLNEVAMPSVMIG
- the lnt gene encoding apolipoprotein N-acyltransferase; protein product: MATTKLSKIASFLCDKRAWLALLAGFSLTFAYAPFNLWPLVFVAIALGCYVTDTASCKQAGKYGFIFGFGWFALGISWVHVSIAQFGGLPLAVSLLLMALLCGYLALYPMCAFMLASKFHRSPWQRVVMLVVGFAIFEYLRGKLLTGFPWLSFGYTLTDSPINQLAPIIGEAGLTLVCVLIGASFYYIAKLKTFKPVLALALFSIFCLAGTLLIDKPQHAQKSITTLLVQGNIQQSLRWEPEHFWPTMSKYRDMTRPYWHDVDLVLWPEAAIPEIEDFATPFLKELDKAAAFNSTALITGIPDYQLNSKTVFNTLIVLGKKTAEDPQGHYQYLHSNRYQKHQLLPIGEFVPFEDILRPLAPLFNLAMSSFTRGERIQDNLVANGLHILPAICYEIAFSELVLDNFNEQSDILFTVSNDAWFGDSHGPHQHMQIARMRALELQRPLLRATNNGITGVYDPINKKQQSIAQFEAGVLKSDIKLISGTSVYSRLGHTPVWIFVLLAGLTVIGARCTPRLKRHFERSLF
- a CDS encoding helix-turn-helix domain-containing protein yields the protein MRSISPTHPLVLEAVHKVLSEQFSISEAAEQYALPKRTLYDAVRLAQAKPKQQSDKLKATKHLLEQHLKEIEQTLRGLQHS